A single genomic interval of Tsukamurella paurometabola harbors:
- a CDS encoding transglycosylase family protein — protein sequence MKNIRKTLGMMAVSGAIVAAPVAFGTGAANADSVNWDAIAACESGGNWNTNTGNGYYGGLQFSPSTWRANGGSGMPHTASRAEQIRVAENVLASQGIGAWPSCGGRG from the coding sequence TTGAAGAACATCCGCAAGACCCTGGGCATGATGGCCGTCTCCGGCGCGATCGTCGCCGCTCCCGTTGCCTTCGGCACCGGTGCTGCGAACGCCGACAGCGTCAACTGGGACGCCATCGCGGCCTGCGAGTCGGGTGGCAACTGGAACACCAACACCGGCAACGGCTACTACGGCGGCCTGCAGTTCAGCCCGTCGACCTGGCGCGCCAACGGCGGCTCGGGCATGCCGCACACCGCCTCGCGTGCCGAGCAGATCCGCGTCGCCGAGAACGTTCTCGCTTCGCAGGGCATCGGCGCCTGGCCGAGCTGCGGTGGCCGCGGCTAA